A DNA window from Paramormyrops kingsleyae isolate MSU_618 chromosome 10, PKINGS_0.4, whole genome shotgun sequence contains the following coding sequences:
- the LOC111855491 gene encoding POU domain, class 3, transcription factor 4 has translation MATAASNPYSIISSNSMVHADSSVMQQGSPFRNHQKLLQSEYLQGVPSNGHPLGHQWVTSLSEGSPWSTSLATSPLEQQDVKPGREDLQLGAIIHHRSPHVAHHSPHTNHPGAWGTPVSHNSSINTGGQPINIYSQPGFTVNGMLEHGGLTPPPNSAQTQSLHPGLRDTPDHADIGAHHCHDHSDEETPTSDELEQFAKQFKQRRIKLGFTQADVGLALGTLYGNVFSQTTICRFEALQLSFKNMCKLKPLLNKWLEEADSSTGSPSSIDKIAAQGRKRKKRTSIEVSVKGVLETHFLKCPKPAAQEISSLADSLQLEKEVVRVWFCNRRQKEKRMTPPGEQQQHELYSHNVNTDNSSCHDL, from the coding sequence ATGGCCACAGCTGCCTCGAATCCCTACAGCATTATCAGTTCCAACTCTATGGTTCATGCAGACTCCTCGGTCATGCAACAAGGGAGCCCTTTCAGGAATCATCAGAAACTTCTCCAAAGTGAATACCTACAGGGAGTCCCGAGCAATGGACACCCTCTTGGGCACCAGTGGGTGACCAGTTTATCCGAGGGAAGCCCATGGTCGACCTCTTTAGCGACCAGTCCTCTGGAGCAGCAGGACGTGAAACCGGGACGGGAAGACCTCCAACTCGGGGCGATCATTCATCACAGATCCCCTCATGTCGCCCATCACTCGCCCCATACAAATCATCCAGGTGCATGGGGGACACCAGTGTCTCATAACTCATCTATAAACACCGGTGGACAGCCTATCAACATCTATTCGCAGCCTGGCTTTACAGTCAATGGCATGTTGGAGCACGGAGGTCTAACGCCACCCCCGAACTCAGCGCAGACCCAGAGCTTACATCCAGGGCTGAGAGACACCCCGGACCACGCCGACATCGGGGCGCACCACTGCCACGACCACTCCGATGAGGAAACTCCGACCTCGGACGAGCTGGAACAGTTTGCCAAACAGTTCAAACAAAGAAGGATCAAACTGGGCTTTACGCAGGCAGATGTCGGACTCGCGCTGGGGACTTTGTACGGCAATGTCTTCTCGCAGACGACCATCTGCAGGTTCGAGGCGTTGCAGCTCAGCTTCAAGAATATGTGCAAACTGAAGCCCTTGTTAAACAAGTGGTTAGAGGAGGCAGACTCCTCTACGGGCAGCCCCAGTAGCATTGATAAAATTGCAGCGCAGGGGAGGAAAAGGAAGAAAAGGACCTCCATTGAGGTGAGCGTCAAAGGGGTGCTGGAGACCCACTTTCTTAAATGTCCTAAACCAGCCGCTCAGGAGATATCCTCTTTGGCAGACAGCCTACAGCTAGAGAAGGAGGTGGTTCGTGTCTGGTTTTGTAACAGAagacaaaaggaaaaaagaatGACTCCGCCAGGAGAGCAGCAACAGCACGAGCTGTATTCTCACAACGTCAATACGGACAACTCATCGTGCCACGATCTCTGA